Genomic DNA from Dioscorea cayenensis subsp. rotundata cultivar TDr96_F1 chromosome 1, TDr96_F1_v2_PseudoChromosome.rev07_lg8_w22 25.fasta, whole genome shotgun sequence:
TCCTTTCTAActctttttgtgttttcttatttttcacctcCAATTTCATTAGTCAAGATTTTCACCTCTGTGTAATTGATGATTGTGAAAATTTGTGATTATGTTGCATTTAGAATTCCACATTTCTTTTTAGTAAGTATTTAAGCTCATTCCAGCATTTATTGGTGAAAATTTTAGAGGAATTTATGACATTTAGCATTATTTGTAAAATACAGATAAATctcactattatttatttttttaatgttttccttTGTACTTCTATAGTTCTAATTCCATGAACAATCACAATTTTGAGCCTCATCTTAATGCCATCGGCAAATGGGTGATTCTTGATAGTGTGCATGTATATGCATGTGTGTCtgtatctatctatatatacatatatctttcTTGGATTTTAATGCTCATCacttttctacttgattttcatcTAGATGTCTACACACAAAAGCAGTACCGATGTTCATGAGTTTGATGGGACATTTATGGGATTTGATGTACATTACAAAGTGACATCTGTGATTGGACATGTTTTCAGGttgcttgatttttgtttttctttttcaagtgAACTGATTATTGTTGTTTATGCACCTTAACGTTTGTATAGTTATCCAAATTGAAAAGGTAGGTATTCCACAAGATTACTTTTTCTTATGCACTACCTCCATGTCTCTAACTAGGTTAGCAAACTGAATTTTTGCTTGAATTACTTATATTGGAGcatataatgtaacaaaagtgagtgtttacttttttttattcttcccaAAAACTTCTGTTGTAGTTTGTAGCTATTACCTTGTATTCTATTTTAGCCTGAGCTTGgcacaaatataatttaaaccTTAATTTTAGGAACTTTACCCATCAGCAAATATCGACCCTAAATAATTATTCTCGCTAGACTTTTTAAATGTCACTACGGCATATTCTGGTTGATTCagtgtttattttttagatatTCTGTTGATTGCCTAATCCACATACAAGGAACTTGTTGCATAATATTTAGTGGATTAGACAATGCATTTCTTAAAGTTGTTTCTTATGAAATGTTGACAGTTTGGATTTTCCACCATCATATCAAAATTGGGAAGTAACTGATCCTATGGATCTTTTCCAGGCGCCAGTGTTAAAGTCTGAATCAAACCCGAAGGTATTCTTCTGTCCTTGTCACTTCAGGACTTCTAATTTCTAATGAGAACAACATATGAGCCATCTGTATTTGTTACTCCAATTAGAAACTGTACCCTATATATTTACGACAATTTTGACCATAATGGAAAATATTTCTGCTGTCAATTATTATATCTGTTATTTGATTGAGCTGTTGCAATGGAAGCACTGAGATTAAGGGCTGTCAAATGAGCCAAGCTGTTTGTGTTTAGCTCAAGCTTTGGTTAGCTCAAGCTTGATCAATTATAAATGAGGGGAGCTCAAACATGCATTTTCTCTTTCAATAAGGCCTTGATTACATATACatgctttaatttttatagttgtAAAAAGGCTCATATCAgatatctcaaattttttattttaataagggATTATATTctaggtttatttttttatttctcatccACTTTTTTGACATTTTGGTTAATCGttaagaaattttcaaaatacatttttttttgggcTATTTGATAACCTTATGTACTTCAGAAACTTGTTATGcctatattttgtttgtaaCCTGCTATGAACATTGAAGTTTCATATTCGTCCTAGTTCCTTGATGGGTGTTGTATGTCTTTTAGAAAagaattcctttttttttgtatgatttttttacttgaaattgTTTATGCTGTTTCagaattttttctttgataCTTCTACTTAATCCATTCTTGTAAAATCATTTGAAGGCACATATACATCGGCATTTGTCTCAAGAGGCTAGAGGTTGTGGCTATTTGGTACTATGGTTGGATTGTGATCGTGAAGGTGAAAATATCTGCTTTGAAGGTATAATATATGGCTTTTTTGTTTGTAACAAAAAACAACCTAGTAATAGTcaatgggttttttttaatgtttgttgaCCATACGTGTGATGGGGCAGTGATTGCAAACAACTTGAAGTGTAAAATGTGCCTGCAAAAAGTTGCATATCTTTTTCCCagaatcatcaaaattttgaacCTAAGTGGAATTTCTTAGTTTTGTATCAGAATTTCTGATTTATAAAGGGtaatttatgtaaataaatatgtattacaTTTTGGTTGTTTTGAGTCGATTTCATAGTTGTGGTCAAAAGAAATTTTCGTAAGGCAAAAATGTCCATGCCAAAAGAGGGACAGTTGAGACAATCAAGAAAAGATCTTATTCAACAATGCCAGACGTGTGTGGTTGGATTGAAATACTTTGATTAACAGTAGGTAGTCTCCTTGATTTATTCCTAGTGTCATTTAGGACTAAAGGATGCTTATTTTGTTCTCTTGATGTGGTTTAAGACTGAATTTCTGACTGAACATAATTGTTTAATATGAATGCTTTTCATGATAAATACAGTTATTGAATGCACTGGAATACCTGAAACCGAGTGTGGAGTGAGGATTTTTCGTGCTCGATTTTCATCTGTGACTGAAAAGGATATTTTAAATGCCTTGAGCAATCCTGTTAAACCAAACAAAGATGAAGCTCTAGCTGTAGATGCACGACAGGAGATTGATTTAAAGGTTGGAGTGGCCTTCACACGATTTCAGACGCGTTATTTCCAAGGGAAATATGGAAATCTTGATTCAAGAGTCATTTCGTAAGATAACTTTTCTCTTCCTGTCCCACATTCTCCtttctattatttataattcCAATCTACCATGGTATTAAGAAGGATTAGGAAGGGGTGCCTTTGTTTCAAATTATCTTGTtcaatatgtatgtatatagtGTGGTGTAGGTTATTGGCATTGTTCTCAATATTTCCGTTCCCTTTGATTGAATTTTGCTTACAAAGTACAGCATATTGTGAAAATTTCTAACTTGGTCTCCTACCGCATTtggtttcaaatttcaaaaaaatattttcatttttccttaATCTATGATTTTTGCACATCCTGgtttaaattgtataaaaagTGTGAAGATCAAGTGGCTTGCAACAATTAGTAGCGGAGTAAACATGTATACTATACGACCAGAACATCAGAATAAATCTGCGGATGGATAGATTGATTCACGAAACTTACGCTAAAAGATTCTTTTTCTGAAATTGAGCGCAACAGCTCCATAACTTGTTCAACCATGCAACACATCTCAAGTTACATAATTCATAAAATGGCTCGGTCCAACTGGTTCCAACTTTGCACTCTTAAAGAGTTTGCATGAGATGGACTGATTGGACCTGTTAAGGAGCTGCTGTGGCATGGGATGGATGTTAAAGATAGAAactttaatttttggaaaactTGTGAGTAGGATTTTGAGGAATAAAATTTGTAACTTGACAAAGTATCTCGATGTAGAACAAATGTCAAAACTAACAATCAAAAAGAGAAGTGATATTTTCACTTTTTCAACCCAATTTTTAGCAGCTCTTGCATGAAAATCCTTCTATAGAGCTAAAGATTAATGATATAGGGAGATGCTCGGGAGTCATTCCATTCCTCTTCCAACAAATCTCTAAGCTTCTCGAAAGCTTCTGAAGTTTCTCCCGGTTCTTTTGTTTCCCTCTTGCCATGGCAGCGGGGACCATAATCCCGACCTCCTCCATCCCATCCCTCCCTCCATCTTGGGCTCAAAGTGCCTCCAAGGTTACCTCCACCCAAGAAACCTCTCCTCGCACAATCCTGCGATTCTCGACAAACTCAAAGAATCTACTTCAGATTTCATTAAACCCGACAATGATACCTTGAGATCGAGCTCGCTCCGTTTCCAACACTCGCTCTTTGGCAAGTTTTTTTGGTAAACCTCTCTGTTTGAACAAGTGAAAACCTTTCTcttgaagaaatgggagaaCATTGGGGAAGTTCGATCTCGGATTTACCCAGTGGCTTCATCCTTATTCGTTGTGCTAATGATAATGTCTTCACGCCTTATCTCTCGAAGGTCCACTGGACCATCAATGGTATTATCTTACGACTATCTCCTTGGCGCCTTACTCGAACCTTCTTTCAGCAAGTCGACTCTGCGCGCAATACGGATCCAACTTCATAATCTTCAATTGAATTACGGAGTGGTGATACCCTTGAAACCGTTTCCGGTCATCTTGGAAGGCTTACGAAAAATCGATGAACTCACTCTCTCTTACCCGAGACCAAATCGCTAGAATTTGCCTTGAGCTGGATCTTTCAATCcactcggctagggtttttggctTGGAGATGATATCCATCGTGTCTTTGTTGTGGTTCGATATGAGCGTCTTCCAACCTTTTGCTACTCACGTGGAGTGATTGGCCACTGGCTCTAGCTCCCTGCAGTCGGGAATCCAGTATCGGGAAGGCCAAAGTCTCTCAAAGCCCTCTCGAAATCTTCGAGAGAAGGAGGTTAGTCTTGATCTCCTTCCCATGGATGCTGGCACTTCCGTCCGAGATCTTGTCCCCCCTTCTTCGGTTAGCAGTGACGGTGCTTTGTTTGTTCCTGATAATTCTGTGAGTGATTCTGACTTCGGTCCTTGGCTTCTCGTTTCTCGCCGTGAGAGTCAAACCCCGTTCCGTGGCGGTGGTGCTCGCACTCTACACGCGAACGTTGGAACGAGCAGCCGCTCCGAGTAACGATGACCGCTCGTCCCCGGAGTTCCCTGCTTTCGTGTTACGCGTGGCGGCTTTGGAGGCGGTTCGGTGGGCGGCGTCCCTCCCCGCCCCACGTTGCACGACTCACAAGTCTGCGAACACTCGCTCTCTGCCACGACCCTTACACCCCTCGACATCGTTGATCCCTCCGTTGCTTTATCAATTCGCCTTGGGACCCTAACACGCCTCCATCCCGAGGCTCCCCGGGACCCCTTCTACTTCCAGCTGTACGTACCTCTCCGGCCATCTCACATTTCCCCTGGAGAACCCAGCTGACACTCTACCCAGAACTCCACTCACATCGCTAAAGAGATGTCTGACTCGCTCGGCATCCCTCTCCCTCCCCTGTTCTTTTGACCTCTTCCTCTCGCCAAACCCTCCATCAACCCTCCTAGTCCCAATCCGGGCGACTCGAAACTTGTTTCCTAGTTTCGCTGCTCTTGATGATGGTTCTATGGATGAAGACTCGAGCGGATGCTCGTGTCTTCTGATGCTTCGATGACGGATGTCGGAAGAAGATGAGCGCACGACCACATGACCTTGGACCAGCATCGGGAAGAAGCCCCGACGTTGTTACTCTTGTTCGCAAAGAGACCTCTCCTCGATCTAGAATCCCAAAGAAAGGCGTTTGGAACTGGGTGGTTCCAGTATACATTGATTTCCTCTTATCCTTTCCTTCAGGAAGTTGTCTTCTATTTCCTAGTTTTTGATGAGTACTATACTTTGCTGGAATTGCGGTCTCTTCCCTGAAACCCTCACCGGCGACTCTAGATTTCTTCGTCGAAAACGACCTCAGCTATCCTTTGTCTTGTGGAAACCGTGAGCAAACTCGCTCGTTGGTAAGTTTTGCTCTAGACTCAAACTGGAGTGGGCCTGCCATCCTCTCGAAGGGTTCTCCGGTGGTATAGTTGTTCATGGAAAGGTTTTGGGAGTGCTACCTCCTATCGCCTATTCTCGCCGAGTCCTTCATCCGGTGATATCCTCCAACTCTTTTATCTCAATGTTATTATCTCGCTTGTTTATAATTTAGCAGGCGCCTTTCCCCAAAGGTTCGCTTTGGTACGAAGCTTTCTAAAATCTCTTCTTCGCCTCCCTTGGCTTATTATTGAGATTTTCAACACTATTTTGCTCCCGTGGATGAGCATAAAGGTCAAGCTTCCATTATTATTCTCGTAAAAGCTTCTCGTGGGTTTTATCAATAACACATTTATTCGATCTCAATAGCTCGGGATCCCTTTTACTTGTGTAACAATCGTGAGTCTCGTGAGCCGGTGGGGCACGACTTGATCGTCTGCATTGTTAACCTCGATTGATTTCCTATTTTAAAAACTACTCTCTCTTCGCCATCTTTCGCAGCTTTTTCGGATCATTCTCTTGCTTCTTATCTATTTCTTCTCATGACTTTTCTAAAACGCTTATTTATTCGCATTTGAAAACTATTGGTTGGATTTTGTTTGATCGCCATCAGTGGCTATGTGCCCTCTATCTCCTTCTCATGGTAACCCTCCATGTGTCTCGGCATCATCTTTTATCCCAGCACGATTAAACTTAATATTTGGAAGACATCAAGTATATTCTCGAGCAGGGATTCCATCGATCGAGACTAATATTTCCATTTTAGAAAGCTTGGATGACAATCTTGTTTCCCAATCTCATTTGTCAAGCCAAGATGCTAGACTTGGCATGATTCGGCGCCAAATGTCTATTAAGTGGGCCCAGCGGTTTGCCGTGCTCTGGGTTAGCGGTGGTGATAAAAACGACTTTTTCCATAGCGCGCCCGATTCACTCTCACCATGACACTATATCTCTCGGGGATTATGGACCTTCTCGGGTAACGCTTATTCTAGAGCCATTCGGTATTGAGCGAGGCCCTTTGTGACTTTTTATTCTAACCTTGACCCGGCAACGATTTTCGCACCAATGACACTTACTATAATATCATCCATGCTTTGCCTGATGATCTCCTCGTTTCTATCGAGACGTATTCACCTTTATTCGGAAGTATCTAAGAAGAAATCTTTCTTGCTCTTCTCGATCCCCTCGTAAGTCGGTCCCGAAAGTGGTTTCAATACTCTGAATTTTTCGTTTTTGGGATGATGTGGATGATTAGCATCGCTGATGCTATCAAACACTTTTTCCATACTTCAGTCTCCCTCCCTCTTGTAGAACCTATATTATCTTTGTCCCCAAACAGCTTTCCAATCCTAGGTCGGTTTCGATTATCGTCTCCATCTCGCTTTGCAtatgtttgttataaaaatgCATTTCAAAGGTCCTCCTGAATAGACTCGAGCCCGCTCTCCCTATGCTTATAAGTAGAGAGCAAGTCGGGTTTATCTCGACGAGGTGCCTTTTGATAATGCTATAGCTGTCCAGAGCGTGGTTCATTCTCTCGAGACCTGACCTTTTCTAGTCCCCCTAGGATGATGAAGTTAAACTTGATATCGGAGCCTATGATACTATTAGCGGAGTGCAATTCGCTACCTCACTAAAATGAATTTCACGAtcgttggatttcttggattcgAGCTACTTTTACTTCTTACTTCTTTCTACTATTCTTACATGTGAATGGAACTCCTCTCCTTGGTTTTCCCTGTACAGGGGAATTCGTCCACGAGATCCCCATCTTTCTTATCTGCCTCTAGTTGCCCAAAATTTTCTCTCCGCTATTTTGAATCGTGCCACTTTTCTATCAACTTGATCCCCGGTTTTCTGACCAGAATCTTCGTAATTCCAATTTCAACCATTTGATGTTCGCGGATGATATCATCAGTTATTACCCGAGTCTACCAGGTGCGTGGCTGGCGCAATATCAATCTTTTGCCTTTCTATTTACAGCCCAGATTAAGCGGCCAACGCCCCAACAATTCCAAAACTCATATCTATCTTCCTTCTTCTTGGTTTAATGAAAAGGGTCAGCGTCCGTTATTTGTTCCATTACTGGCCTGCTCGAGCCCACTTTCCCTTCTCTTATTTGCTTTTCTCGTTTCTCCCTAAGAAGATTAGTGTCCCTTTTCTTACGAAAACCATTGACTGATAAAAATCAAGACTACATGTCTCGTTggaaaaacttataaattatcCTACTGCGCTAAATCCATTCTTTATTAATTCCACTATTCTTTCAATCCCAAACTATATTCTTCTACTGCCTATCCCTGCTCTCGATTCGATCCTTCACGAAATCACTCAAGCTTGTCGTGGATGGTTCGAGTGcgaatggaaagggcatccatgcaaAGAATCGAGTGGGTATCATCGATAATCGATCGAGCTTAGGCTTCAAGCGCCTACGTTCGTACTAAGACTTCTCTTATGGCGAAAAATGTTTTCAAGTATCTTAATTCGGATAACATTTTTGGGTTAACGTGTCCGCTATAAGTAGTGGCGCAGCTTGAATCTCCGGATCGATGCTCTATGCTAACGCACTCCTGCGCGGATCTTCGTGGCATCTCGTCGTGACGGCCATGATTCTCGAAACACTTAACTTCCTTTGGATTAAGAATTTTAATCCAATCCAAACTTCATTTATGCTTTGATCCGTGGACGTTTGATGTTCTACTAGCTGCCAAAACCTTTCTTTCTTGAATACGACATCAGGGTCAGTCGATGTTGGGTTTACTCGAGCTTATTGTTGATGACCATTGAGATCAGAAAGTCTTCTTGCTTTTAATCTTTTGGTGATCGCTCGGTCCTTTTTGATCCCAACTTTTGTACTAATTATTCTAGTGGATAATTTTGGAGTGCGGTTTCCTCGCGTCTAATGTGAATCCTGCAACTTCTACTATCTATCGTCACTTGAACCTTCGTCTCGCCGAAAATCCCTCCGAGGTGGTATGGTCGACTTAAAACTTCTTGGAAGCTAAGTGTTGCCTCGTGAAACATTTTATTTACGCTCATGTTGCATGGTAAAACTCTCCCACTCTTGATTTCCTCGAAACAGCATCAATAGACGCCCTAGAACTACGCATGGTGTGTTTTGCAAAATCGAGTGCATGAATATATTGATCCTTATTTTCCTTGATTGTCGTGCTGGGACCGGTGACAGCGGAATATGCTTAATCAACACCATTGTACTCGTATATCATTCCTGATCCTATTTACTCAGCATGGCCGTTGGCTTTATGGAGCCTCAAGTATTCTATCTATACTAAGTACATCGCCATTGCGGCTCGTATTTGGCTTATTTGGAAAGTTCGCTGTGATGCTATTTTTATGCAATGACTCCAAAGCTTTAATCTTATTGCTTCTAGCCGCTGCCCATGTTCAAGAGTTTTCCTCGTGGAGAATTAACTTCTCCCGGTGGCCGGAAGCTCCTCCCTAAATAACTTCTCTCACATCGATGGActtattctctttctttgctgCGGTTGCGCAGCCAACTCCAAAACAGGTGAGGTTGGGCCTTCGCTGCCAACCATACTTATTCCATGTGTGCAGGTTGTTGCACTGTCGCTGCGCTGAATCCGGCCTTTGAAGCAAACTTATCAAAGCTCTCCAACTTGCCGCTATCGGATCTTCTCTTGACCGGCAAGTACCTGACATCAAGCGCGATCTTACATTGTTGCATCCCCGCTTTCTCTCGAGCTCATTAGTCGCTATGGCGAGGAATCCTGCCGCGGTTGGCGTGTTGTTGATCATGATATCTACATCTGCCGTCTTCGTCACCTGGCGGAAATCCTCCATTGATGCCTCCATCCACTCCTCGAATGCTCCTCTGCGTGGTCTTGTTTCATGCATGGCAGCTTATGATCATCTTCTCGCGGGCTTTTCCTCTGCGGGCCGAGACACTGCCCGCTGGATCATGAGTATTTTTCtagattttggtttttatttctaATCTGTGTTTTGCTTGGCCGAATCAAGTTTTGTATAAACTTGAGGGTTCGCAATCCTGCCATCCTCATTGGATAAATTTATGCACTGATTGAGACAACAGGCACTAATGATTCATATGACAGGTAACTAGTGCTTTCAATACTTAGGCTCTGATTGTTTTGAAATGAGTTTCCAATATCTCATTCTTaaaatgcttttattttttgatttttaaagcATTCTTGATTAGATTATATGTTAGAGAATAAGTTTTAAGATGAAAACAAGAAGATGCATTTCTACAAAATACTTAAACCAcatatagttttaatattattatcattaaaaacaaCCAGTTGGTGTAAGATTATTGATATAATATGTTATTCACGATAATAGTTgtcatattaaatttgtttatatctATTAGCCATATTTGATTATGTACACATAGCGGATACATTTTTGTTTGTATACCCTTATGatcaatatttaaatgaaatatccatgaaacatttaattttagatatttgcttatatactcGATTAACAATGGtttgtaaatatgatttttatattgcCATATCCACAATTACTCATTTTGTAGGTTTTGTCTGGTTCtttatgtattatattatatatatattattttaaggTACCAGTTCACAAATGAATAAAATGCATGGCCAACACAAAGGTCAAATAAGGAAAGGGGAGGAAGATCACCATATATAACACAAAATTTCTCCTCAATTTTTACagttaaataagaaaaagtttatttgaaataaagaaaaccatTATTAGATCCAAAAGAGTGTTAATTATAGTGTTGAACTTCAGCCTTCATAagcatataatttaaatatgtaGCTTTTATTAATGTTAGATGCATAACAAACTTATATTGCCTAGCAGTGATCAACCTAAAATTTTAAGCTGATAGGCCccaaaattatgtatataaagcctaatttattaaattaaccaATATATGACTATTAGTTAATTTTGTACCGATTTCTTAGCTGCACTTGCAAATGACCTAATCTTTCTGTTAGTTACCATGTAGGTGCAAACCAAAAATTTATTACTTGGTGGTTGATTCAACTCAAATCTTAAGTTTATAGATGGAGAaactaaacttttttaaaatccaaTTAACGAATGcaaggcaatttttttttttttataagtggcAGGATAAggtttactaatatatatatgaacatattttaaattaggGAGAAAATGTGTAAAGTGGCTTGTAACAACTGAACTTAGAAAACTTGAGCTCTATTTTCTTCGGATCCCCGTTTGGTCAACTTCTAAAATTGCGGGAAAAGGATGTCGTGTCCCAAGATTTGTTTTCttaagtttttagttttgaatggaaTACAAAACTGGAAATGGATGCTAATAAAAGCATGCCTgtagaagcttttttttttcttgaccaTAATTCCATGAGTTTCAGACACATGCGACACACTCCCAAAAATCAAGCCCCTGCCTTCTAAAGTACAAATAAACCCTGCCACGTTTTGTTCTTTTTGAGGGTTGCCCAATCTCTCCGCTTCCTTGACTTTAGGGTGTTATGT
This window encodes:
- the LOC120263742 gene encoding DNA topoisomerase 3-beta-like, producing MAPKVLMVAEKPSIALSIASALAGGRMSTHKSSTDVHEFDGTFMGFDVHYKVTSVIGHVFSLDFPPSYQNWEVTDPMDLFQAPVLKSESNPKAHIHRHLSQEARGCGYLVLWLDCDREGENICFEVIECTGIPETECGVRIFRARFSSVTEKDILNALSNPVKPNKDEALAVDARQEIDLKVGVAFTRFQTRYFQGKYGNLDSRVIS